One genomic window of Malaciobacter molluscorum LMG 25693 includes the following:
- a CDS encoding fumarylacetoacetate hydrolase family protein, which produces MRSIILDDDIKIVPSKVVCIGRNYVEHIKELDNDIPDEMVFFIKPNSSISQKLIFPQGEPSCHYESEISFLLENNKISAVGFGLDLTLRHVQSKLKKAGLPWERAKAFRNSAVFSKFVSFDGDVNKLSLQLFINEELKQKGGVSLMINKPENIINEANTFLDFEDADILMTGTPVGVDNFKKGDIFIGKILYDEKILLEQRFEVF; this is translated from the coding sequence ATGAGAAGTATAATATTAGATGATGACATAAAAATTGTGCCTTCAAAAGTAGTTTGTATTGGAAGAAATTATGTTGAACATATAAAAGAATTAGATAATGATATACCAGATGAAATGGTATTTTTTATTAAACCCAATTCTTCGATTTCTCAAAAATTAATTTTTCCACAAGGTGAACCATCTTGTCACTATGAATCTGAGATTAGTTTTTTATTGGAAAATAATAAAATTAGTGCAGTTGGTTTTGGACTTGATTTGACATTAAGACATGTTCAATCAAAGTTAAAAAAAGCTGGTCTTCCTTGGGAAAGAGCCAAAGCTTTTAGAAATTCTGCAGTATTCTCAAAATTTGTATCTTTTGATGGTGATGTAAATAAATTAAGTTTACAATTATTCATAAATGAAGAATTAAAACAAAAAGGTGGAGTTTCATTGATGATAAATAAACCAGAAAATATTATCAATGAAGCAAATACCTTTTTAGATTTTGAAGATGCTGATATATTAATGACAGGAACACCAGTTGGCGTAGATAATTTTAAAAAAGGTGATATTTTTATAGGAAAAATATTATATGATGAAAAAATATTATTAGAACAGAGGTTTGAAGTTTTTTAG